One Chiloscyllium plagiosum isolate BGI_BamShark_2017 chromosome 14, ASM401019v2, whole genome shotgun sequence genomic region harbors:
- the LOC122556869 gene encoding actin, clone 302-like: MIKMMLNPAVIIDNGSGLCKSGIVGDSIPTSVIPSVVGCSKLTKGSRNANLKDYYVGKAAQSRRDVLALKYPIERGIVTSWEEMEMIWRYIYGFELRVKSKERPILLTAAPLTPFSNREKMAEIMFEGFSVPAMFVAIPATLALYASGRTRGIVLDSGYGITDAVPIYEGYYLPDAVQRLNLAGSDITENLWRLMLENRHSSTEKMETELVQEIKEKLCYISLDPKQESKKPADELQHEYQMPDGTQIVVKNELFGAPELLFAPDSVGVKEGGIHKLILSSIARCEQRLHKEFHSNMLLSGGSTLFSGMEDRLLKEIKLHTPSGVQVKIIAPPERNYSVWVGASILTSLASFKHMWITLSDYNDFGPSVVNKRCL; the protein is encoded by the coding sequence ATGATCAAAATGATGTTGAATCCTGCGGTGATCATTGACAATGGATCTGGACTCTGCAAGTCTGGGATAGTGGGTGACAGCATCCCCACATCAGTTATACCATCGGTTGTGGGCTGTTCTAAGTTGACAAAGGGATCACGCAATGCCAATCTCAAAGACTATTACGTTGGTAAGGCAGCACAAAGCAGAAGAGATGTCTTGGCTTTGAAGTATCCAATTGAGCGTGGCATAGTGACCTCTTGGGAGGAGATGGAGATGATCTGGAGATATATATATGGTTTCGAACTGCGTGTGAAGTCCAAAGAGAGGCCAATTTTGTTGACTGCTGCCCCTCTGACTCCTTTCTCTAACAGAGAAAAGATGGCCGAGATAATGTTCGAAGGCTTCTCAGTGCCAGCGATGTTCGTTGCCATTCCAGCCACATTGGCCCTTTACGCATCTGGCCGTACCCGAGGTATAGTGCTAGATAGTGGCTATGGAATAACGGATGCTGTGCCCATCTACGAAGGCTACTACCTTCCGGACGCTGTACAAAGGCTGAACCTTGCCGGGAGCGACATCACCGAAAACCTTTGGAGGCTCATGTTGGAGAACAGGCATTCTTCCACTGAGAAAATGGAGACAGAACTCGTCCAGGAAATCAAGGAAAAACTCTGCTACATCTCTCTCGACCCCAAGCAAGAGAGCAAGAAGCCGGCCGATGAACTCCAACATGAGTATCAGATGCCAGACGGGACTCAGATTGTGGTCAAAAATGAGCTGTTTGGTGCACCGGAATTGCTTTTTGCCCCAGACAGTGTTGGAGTGAAGGAAGGTGGAATCCACAAGCTGATATTAAGCAGCATCGCAAGATGTGAACAACGGTTGcacaaagaattccacagtaaCATGCTGCTATCTGGTGGTTCAACTCTCTTCTCAGGCATGGAGGATCGTTTACTCAAAGAAATCAAGCTGCACACGCCGAGTGGGGTCCAAGTGAAGATCATCGCCCCACCGGAAAGGAACTATTCTGTTTGGGTGGGCGCTTCAATTTTAACAAGTTTGGCATCCTTTAAACATATGTGGATCACTCTCAGTGATTATAATGACTTTGGGCCATCTGTGGTAAACAAGAGGTGTCTTTAA